From Mytilus edulis chromosome 9, xbMytEdul2.2, whole genome shotgun sequence, the proteins below share one genomic window:
- the LOC139488176 gene encoding ADP-ribosylation factor-binding protein GGA1-like isoform X1 has protein sequence MAEEDRSLETLLNRATNPANRDEDWEHILAFCDQVNKEIEGSQIAVKLLAHKLQSPQEREALYALTTLEGCVKNCGKKFHQEIGKFRFLNEIIKVVSPKYLGKATTEKVKRRCIELIYSWSRGLPQEAKILDAYKMLKQQGVVKEDPTYIDKTLDIFPPPQPREKNAIFEDDDKANLLQKLLRSKNPQDLQAANRLIKNMVKQDTERMDKISRRINQLQEIDNNVKLLNEMLAHYTKQNSSQSDRDMMKELYDTLEKLRPNLFRLASDVDEKDNTGIADILTTNDDAMRVLASYKKIVEGSTSDESNLAGAGNLSSLLDLNEPSSPAKPDTSTAPSTDILDEELLALGLGDSKTDDPNKSTTLLGDLDDIFSAVTQQNTVPASQTGLQTTNIFSMPSMQGGTFQSQPLNQFNTGKPTQLSTQQVQRPPQYNNQAFSQPQQPSQGWSFQGTPTVAPSQQNKTAQQSTTTTSMGDIDLLGQSLMQQSLPKEYIKPIIPPPEKKTLNQMSTKTTDGPLLATVSPFTTSQTTVTLSSPVISSTTATPVTTPKQGEVQPLNDVFVSIESVQPGTSPPINAYDKNGMKIVIHIAKNRPREDVHVMVVSVMSTNTSAVKNFSFQAAVPKAMKVKLQPPSATDLPLYNPILPPAAITQIMLLANPQNERIRLKYKITYSLDSESRSDVGEVDNFVFS, from the exons ATGGCGGAAGAAGACCGAAGTCTAGAAACATTGCTGA ATAGAGCTACAAATCCAGCAAACAGAGATGAAGACTGGGAACACATTTTGGCTTTCTGTGATCAAGTCAACAAAGAGATTGAAGGTTCTCAGATAGCAGTTAAATTATTAGCTCACAAACTACAGTCTCCTCAGGAGAGGGAAGCATTGTACGCCTTAACT ACTTTAGAAGGCTGTGTCAAGAACTGTGGGAAGAAATTTCATCAAGAAATTGGAAAATTCAGATTTTTGAATGAAATCATTAAAGTGGTTTCACCAAAG TATCTTGGTAAAGCAACAACTGAAAAAGTTAAAAGAAGATGCATTGAACTGATATATAGCTGGAGTAGAGGACTACCTCAAGAAGCCAAAATATTAGATGCTTATAAAATGTTGAAACAACAAGGAGTTGTCAAAGAAGACCCAACTTATATAGACAAG ACCCTTGATATATTCCCTCCACCACAACCACGAGAAAAAAATGCTATATTTGAGGATGATGATAAAGCAAAT ttatTACAAAAGCTGTTGCGAAGTAAAAATCCACAAGATTTACAGGCTGCAAATAGACTGATTAAAAATATGGTAAAACAG GACACAGAACGCATGGATAAAATATCTAGACGTATAAATCAGCTGCAGGAGATAGACAATAATGTAAAACTTCTAAATGAGATGTTGGCTCATTACACTAAACAAAATAGTTCACAGTCAGACAGGGATATGATGAAA GAGCTGTATGATACTTTGGAAAAATTACGTCCAAATTTATTTAGACTAGCAAGTGATGTCGATGAAAAAGATAATACAGGAATtg CTGATATTCTTACCACTAATGATGATGCAATGAGGGTTTTGGCAAGTTATAAGAAAATTGTGGAAGGAAGTACCAGTGATGAGTCTAATCTAG ctGGTGCAGGAAACCTTTCCTCCCTTCTTGACTTAAATGAACCTTCCTCACCTGCAAAACCTGACACTAGCACTGCACCGTCTACAGATATACTGGATGAAGAATTGTTAGCTTTAG GTTTGGGTGACAGTAAAACAGACGACCCTAATAAAAGTACCACATTATTAGGAGATCTAGATGATATATTTTCAGCAGTTACTCAACAAAACACA GTACCAGCCTCACAAACAGGATTACAGACAACCAATATATTTTCTATGCCATCCATGCAAGGAGGAACATTCCAATCTCAACCATTAAACCAGTTCAACACAGGAAAACCTACACAATTATCAACACAACAGGTTCAGAGGCCACCACAATACAATAACCAAGCATTCTCACAACCTCAACAACCATCACAAGGCTGGAGCTTTCAAG GTACCCCAACTGTAGCTCCTAGTCAGCAGAATAAAACAGCTCAACAGTCCACTACCACTACATCAATGGGTGATATTGATCTGTTAGGACAGTCATTGATGCAGCAAAGTTTACCTAAAGAGTACATCAAACCTATTATTCC CCCTCCAGAAAAGAAGACATTAAATCAGATGTCTACAAAGACCACAGATGGACCACTGTTAGCCACAGTCAGTCCCTTTACAACATCGCAGACCACAGTGACACTGTCTTCACCCGTCATATCTAGTACCACTGCTACCCCTGTAACTACTCCTAAACAAGGAGAAGTCCAACCATTAAATGATGTATTTGTATCTATAGAATCTGTACAACCAG GAACATCACCACCTATAAATGCCTATGATAAGAATGGAATGAAAATAGTAATTCATATAGCTAAAAATCGTCCAAGAGAAGATGTCCATGTTATGGTTGTGTCTGTGATGAGTACAAATACCAGTGCTGTGAAAAACTTCTCATTTCAAGCTGCAGTTCCTAAG GCAATGAAGGTAAAACTACAGCCCCCATCAGCCACAGATTTACCATTGTATAATCCGATCTTACCTCCAGCAGCAATTACACAGATCATGCTCTTAGCAAATCCAcaaaat
- the LOC139488176 gene encoding ADP-ribosylation factor-binding protein GGA1-like isoform X2 yields MAEEDRSLETLLNRATNPANRDEDWEHILAFCDQVNKEIEGSQIAVKLLAHKLQSPQEREALYALTTLEGCVKNCGKKFHQEIGKFRFLNEIIKVVSPKYLGKATTEKVKRRCIELIYSWSRGLPQEAKILDAYKMLKQQGVVKEDPTYIDKTLDIFPPPQPREKNAIFEDDDKANLLQKLLRSKNPQDLQAANRLIKNMVKQDTERMDKISRRINQLQEIDNNVKLLNEMLAHYTKQNSSQSDRDMMKELYDTLEKLRPNLFRLASDVDEKDNTGIADILTTNDDAMRVLASYKKIVEGSTSDESNLAFLRAGAGNLSSLLDLNEPSSPAKPDTSTAPSTDILDEELLALGLGDSKTDDPNKSTTLLGDLDDIFSAVTQQNTVPASQTGLQTTNIFSMPSMQGGTFQSQPLNQFNTGKPTQLSTQQVQRPPQYNNQAFSQPQQPSQGWSFQGTPTVAPSQQNKTAQQSTTTTSMGDIDLLGQSLMQQSLPKEYIKPIIPPPEKKTLNQMSTKTTDGPLLATVSPFTTSQTTVTLSSPVISSTTATPVTTPKQGEVQPLNDVFVSIESVQPGTSPPINAYDKNGMKIVIHIAKNRPREDVHVMVVSVMSTNTSAVKNFSFQAAVPKAMKVKLQPPSATDLPLYNPILPPAAITQIMLLANPQNERIRLKYKITYSLDSESRSDVGEVDNFVFS; encoded by the exons ATGGCGGAAGAAGACCGAAGTCTAGAAACATTGCTGA ATAGAGCTACAAATCCAGCAAACAGAGATGAAGACTGGGAACACATTTTGGCTTTCTGTGATCAAGTCAACAAAGAGATTGAAGGTTCTCAGATAGCAGTTAAATTATTAGCTCACAAACTACAGTCTCCTCAGGAGAGGGAAGCATTGTACGCCTTAACT ACTTTAGAAGGCTGTGTCAAGAACTGTGGGAAGAAATTTCATCAAGAAATTGGAAAATTCAGATTTTTGAATGAAATCATTAAAGTGGTTTCACCAAAG TATCTTGGTAAAGCAACAACTGAAAAAGTTAAAAGAAGATGCATTGAACTGATATATAGCTGGAGTAGAGGACTACCTCAAGAAGCCAAAATATTAGATGCTTATAAAATGTTGAAACAACAAGGAGTTGTCAAAGAAGACCCAACTTATATAGACAAG ACCCTTGATATATTCCCTCCACCACAACCACGAGAAAAAAATGCTATATTTGAGGATGATGATAAAGCAAAT ttatTACAAAAGCTGTTGCGAAGTAAAAATCCACAAGATTTACAGGCTGCAAATAGACTGATTAAAAATATGGTAAAACAG GACACAGAACGCATGGATAAAATATCTAGACGTATAAATCAGCTGCAGGAGATAGACAATAATGTAAAACTTCTAAATGAGATGTTGGCTCATTACACTAAACAAAATAGTTCACAGTCAGACAGGGATATGATGAAA GAGCTGTATGATACTTTGGAAAAATTACGTCCAAATTTATTTAGACTAGCAAGTGATGTCGATGAAAAAGATAATACAGGAATtg CTGATATTCTTACCACTAATGATGATGCAATGAGGGTTTTGGCAAGTTATAAGAAAATTGTGGAAGGAAGTACCAGTGATGAGTCTAATCTAG CTTTCTTAAGAG ctGGTGCAGGAAACCTTTCCTCCCTTCTTGACTTAAATGAACCTTCCTCACCTGCAAAACCTGACACTAGCACTGCACCGTCTACAGATATACTGGATGAAGAATTGTTAGCTTTAG GTTTGGGTGACAGTAAAACAGACGACCCTAATAAAAGTACCACATTATTAGGAGATCTAGATGATATATTTTCAGCAGTTACTCAACAAAACACA GTACCAGCCTCACAAACAGGATTACAGACAACCAATATATTTTCTATGCCATCCATGCAAGGAGGAACATTCCAATCTCAACCATTAAACCAGTTCAACACAGGAAAACCTACACAATTATCAACACAACAGGTTCAGAGGCCACCACAATACAATAACCAAGCATTCTCACAACCTCAACAACCATCACAAGGCTGGAGCTTTCAAG GTACCCCAACTGTAGCTCCTAGTCAGCAGAATAAAACAGCTCAACAGTCCACTACCACTACATCAATGGGTGATATTGATCTGTTAGGACAGTCATTGATGCAGCAAAGTTTACCTAAAGAGTACATCAAACCTATTATTCC CCCTCCAGAAAAGAAGACATTAAATCAGATGTCTACAAAGACCACAGATGGACCACTGTTAGCCACAGTCAGTCCCTTTACAACATCGCAGACCACAGTGACACTGTCTTCACCCGTCATATCTAGTACCACTGCTACCCCTGTAACTACTCCTAAACAAGGAGAAGTCCAACCATTAAATGATGTATTTGTATCTATAGAATCTGTACAACCAG GAACATCACCACCTATAAATGCCTATGATAAGAATGGAATGAAAATAGTAATTCATATAGCTAAAAATCGTCCAAGAGAAGATGTCCATGTTATGGTTGTGTCTGTGATGAGTACAAATACCAGTGCTGTGAAAAACTTCTCATTTCAAGCTGCAGTTCCTAAG GCAATGAAGGTAAAACTACAGCCCCCATCAGCCACAGATTTACCATTGTATAATCCGATCTTACCTCCAGCAGCAATTACACAGATCATGCTCTTAGCAAATCCAcaaaat